The following proteins are co-located in the Spirosoma montaniterrae genome:
- a CDS encoding GtrA family protein: protein MNVSSIEQPKYREYKKSFFSFFLTALLGASVNFISQIFYRRAGAEFGTSVLLGYLTATVVSFIPTKRFAFSAGKTGNTGREAIKFLIIALIALAVQVGVSKLTLEFVANPLFPMLKPFWREKGSHVVGMGLSFLANYFGHKLLTFRSTGMYDKLRSRSTKSDDNESL from the coding sequence GTGAACGTGAGCAGTATTGAACAGCCCAAATACAGGGAATACAAAAAAAGCTTTTTCTCCTTTTTTCTGACTGCTCTGTTGGGTGCGTCGGTTAATTTTATTTCACAGATTTTTTACCGGCGTGCTGGGGCTGAATTCGGTACAAGCGTTCTTCTGGGCTATCTGACGGCAACAGTGGTTAGCTTCATCCCCACGAAGCGATTCGCCTTCTCGGCGGGTAAAACCGGAAATACGGGTCGGGAAGCCATTAAATTTCTCATCATTGCCTTGATTGCCCTGGCCGTTCAGGTCGGCGTTTCCAAATTAACGCTCGAGTTTGTGGCTAACCCGCTATTTCCAATGCTTAAACCATTCTGGCGTGAGAAAGGCTCACACGTTGTTGGTATGGGGCTTAGCTTTCTCGCCAACTATTTCGGACACAAGCTATTAACGTTTAGAAGTACAGGGATGTATGACAAACTGCGCTCCCGGTCTACCAAGTCCGACGATAATGAGTCTCTGTGA
- the porU gene encoding type IX secretion system sortase PorU: MMKNGKWLIGGNYSRRRLKAVGISVFTIFYFSLLSIHSALAQSVLREGSWVKIGVTESGVYRLDQATLSRLNPAFASADPRRLRLYGNGGATLPQRNSTPRPADLLENAIQVTGEADGRFDTGDALLFFGQSPGTVRYDSTTRRFVHQINPYSDTTFYFLTIGPAPGLRIAERPVGALTATPTVTTFDDYQYHERDLVKVPGVRSGRAWLGEYLTTDTTLTVPFEVPGMVANTPVRLTASVVAGATIPTLFRLQVNEQLIGTMPMSAISGYQYDYQGITRTDTFVTRLTTTNNLLRLTLTYRKNGLFSAQGYVDFLGIQINRELRQYEQPVWLRRLVAGQYVIRQATNALRIWNVTNPLVPTLQNYTLSATNEAAWSAPQSGDYFLFTDAQVKTPVSLAGLRNQNVRGQDAPNLLIVTPAAFRVQAERLARFRQEHDKLSVLVVTTTEVVNEFGSGQPDPTAIRDAARYFYLKQPGQLRYLLLFGDATFDYRNIVRQSSRTQMTNFVPVYESRESLHPVLSYSSDDYFGFMDPNEGEWIETYAGDERMDIGVGRLPVKSIEEARTVVDKLIRYSSDPALAGDWQTRVMLIGDDGDYNIHQRDADQLASAVERKSPAYRTERVFLDSFQQENTPNGQKAPLVNQRINRAMIDGRLIINYSGHGGILDLADEQIVTLQDILSWRNQRLPLWITATCEFGRYDDPNVSSGAELALLSRTGGAIGLLTTTRPVYANTNLLLNEAFYGAAFTPIDGQMPRLGDVMRLTKNNSLSGPVNRNFALLGDPSLRLAYPQAQVVLTQIDGRNLDPARPDTLRALQTVQLSGEIRHSNQRLANFSGTVRLTLFDKATTQSTLGADATSPKMTYMAFTSTVFSGQVPVQEGRFSVRFTLPKDINYTVGPGKLYAYAVRSDSLLNASGNYDGLLIGGSIFADAVDNQPPSMTLLVAGSTADGEAVRVAGPDVTIRVQLSDDKGINTARSGLGHELTGRLNEQIPVVLNDAYVAKGTDGRQGEATYTFRNLTPGMYQLRVKAWDINNNSVEKALTIIVSEQPGLALLNLQARPNPITSESTLTAELNRTDEPLDWTLEVFDVMGRLISQQPGQCTGCTATIPVGSWNGQTDTGQAVPNGQYLIRLQIRSAADGASATVSSRVLLSK, encoded by the coding sequence ATGATGAAAAATGGAAAATGGTTGATAGGTGGAAATTACAGTCGGCGACGTCTTAAAGCCGTTGGTATTTCTGTATTTACCATTTTCTACTTTTCTCTCCTCAGCATTCATTCCGCTCTGGCGCAGTCTGTTTTGCGGGAGGGTAGTTGGGTGAAAATTGGCGTGACCGAATCGGGCGTGTACCGGCTCGACCAGGCTACGCTGTCGCGGCTCAACCCCGCCTTTGCCAGTGCCGACCCGCGTCGGCTCCGACTGTATGGCAATGGTGGAGCTACGTTACCGCAGCGTAATAGCACTCCACGTCCTGCTGACTTGCTCGAAAACGCTATTCAGGTTACGGGCGAGGCCGATGGCCGTTTCGATACGGGCGATGCCCTACTGTTTTTTGGACAAAGTCCGGGAACTGTTCGCTACGATTCAACAACCCGGCGGTTCGTACATCAAATCAACCCATATAGTGATACCACCTTTTATTTTCTGACGATTGGCCCGGCACCTGGTTTGCGGATAGCCGAACGGCCTGTCGGTGCGCTGACAGCTACGCCAACTGTTACGACTTTCGACGATTATCAATACCACGAACGCGATTTGGTGAAAGTGCCGGGTGTACGGTCGGGCCGGGCGTGGCTGGGCGAGTACCTGACAACTGATACCACGCTGACCGTGCCGTTCGAGGTGCCCGGTATGGTTGCTAATACGCCTGTTCGGCTAACAGCGTCGGTTGTGGCCGGGGCAACCATACCAACGCTGTTTCGGTTGCAGGTCAATGAACAGTTGATTGGTACAATGCCAATGTCCGCTATTTCGGGATACCAATATGACTATCAGGGGATTACTCGGACTGATACGTTCGTTACAAGGCTGACAACGACGAATAATTTACTTCGATTGACGCTGACGTATCGAAAAAATGGCCTGTTTTCGGCGCAGGGGTATGTAGATTTTCTGGGAATCCAGATTAATCGCGAACTCCGGCAATACGAGCAGCCAGTCTGGCTACGCCGATTAGTTGCCGGGCAGTATGTTATACGGCAGGCTACCAATGCGTTACGTATTTGGAATGTCACAAACCCACTCGTGCCAACGCTACAAAACTATACGCTGTCGGCTACTAACGAAGCGGCTTGGTCGGCTCCACAAAGCGGGGATTATTTCCTGTTTACCGATGCACAGGTCAAAACGCCTGTGTCGCTGGCTGGGCTTCGGAATCAGAATGTTCGCGGTCAGGATGCGCCAAATCTGCTAATCGTTACGCCCGCTGCGTTTCGGGTACAGGCCGAACGGCTGGCCCGCTTCCGGCAGGAACACGATAAATTGTCGGTTTTGGTTGTAACGACCACCGAAGTAGTCAATGAATTTGGCTCCGGTCAGCCCGATCCGACAGCTATTCGCGACGCAGCCCGGTATTTTTATCTGAAACAGCCTGGTCAGTTGCGTTACCTGCTGCTATTTGGCGATGCCACATTCGACTACCGAAATATTGTCAGGCAGAGCAGTCGGACACAGATGACGAATTTTGTGCCTGTCTACGAAAGCCGCGAGTCGTTACATCCTGTGTTAAGTTATTCGTCAGACGATTATTTCGGTTTTATGGACCCGAACGAGGGCGAATGGATTGAGACGTATGCAGGCGATGAACGTATGGATATTGGCGTGGGCCGATTGCCGGTTAAATCGATTGAAGAAGCCCGAACGGTAGTAGATAAACTTATCCGGTATAGTTCGGACCCGGCTTTGGCAGGTGACTGGCAAACGCGCGTTATGCTGATTGGCGACGATGGCGACTATAACATTCACCAGCGCGACGCCGATCAGTTGGCCTCTGCCGTAGAACGTAAAAGCCCCGCCTACCGCACCGAACGCGTTTTTTTAGACAGCTTCCAGCAGGAAAATACGCCGAATGGGCAGAAAGCTCCTTTGGTAAACCAGCGAATAAATCGGGCTATGATCGATGGTCGGCTGATTATCAACTATAGCGGTCATGGCGGCATTCTTGATTTGGCCGATGAACAGATCGTTACGCTACAAGACATTCTTTCCTGGCGAAATCAGCGTTTACCCCTTTGGATTACAGCAACTTGTGAGTTTGGGCGATACGATGATCCGAACGTCAGCTCAGGCGCAGAGTTAGCGTTGTTGAGCCGCACAGGCGGTGCCATTGGGTTATTGACAACCACGCGCCCGGTTTATGCGAATACGAATCTGTTGCTGAACGAAGCCTTCTACGGCGCTGCATTCACGCCTATCGATGGGCAGATGCCGCGATTGGGCGATGTGATGCGACTGACGAAAAATAACAGTTTGAGCGGACCGGTCAATCGAAATTTCGCCTTGCTCGGCGACCCATCCCTGCGGCTGGCTTACCCGCAGGCGCAGGTCGTACTAACCCAAATCGATGGGCGAAACCTCGACCCGGCCCGGCCCGATACGCTGCGGGCTTTACAGACGGTTCAGCTATCGGGCGAAATCCGCCATAGTAATCAACGATTAGCGAATTTCTCGGGTACAGTCAGGCTAACGCTATTCGATAAAGCTACTACACAAAGTACGCTGGGAGCCGATGCTACAAGTCCGAAAATGACGTATATGGCGTTTACGAGTACCGTTTTTTCAGGACAGGTACCCGTGCAGGAAGGGCGTTTCTCGGTGCGGTTTACGTTGCCCAAAGATATTAACTACACAGTTGGCCCCGGCAAACTATATGCCTACGCCGTGCGGTCTGATAGTTTGCTGAATGCGTCAGGAAATTATGACGGGTTGCTGATTGGTGGCAGCATTTTTGCGGATGCAGTTGACAATCAGCCGCCATCCATGACTTTATTAGTAGCGGGTAGTACCGCTGATGGCGAAGCTGTTCGCGTGGCCGGGCCTGACGTAACCATCCGGGTTCAGCTAAGCGACGATAAGGGTATAAATACCGCTCGGTCGGGGTTAGGGCATGAGCTGACAGGGCGGCTGAATGAGCAGATACCGGTTGTTCTGAACGACGCTTACGTAGCGAAAGGCACCGACGGGCGGCAGGGAGAAGCCACTTATACGTTTCGCAATCTGACGCCGGGTATGTATCAACTGCGGGTCAAAGCCTGGGATATTAACAATAATTCAGTCGAGAAGGCGTTGACCATAATAGTTTCTGAACAACCAGGTTTGGCTCTGTTAAATCTACAGGCAAGGCCGAACCCAATCACGAGCGAATCAACGCTGACCGCTGAACTGAATCGGACCGATGAACCGCTCGACTGGACACTTGAGGTTTTTGATGTGATGGGGCGGCTCATAAGTCAGCAGCCGGGCCAATGTACGGGCTGTACGGCTACCATACCGGTAGGAAGCTGGAACGGCCAAACCGACACCGGGCAGGCTGTTCCGAATGGGCAATATCTGATTCGACTACAGATTCGGTCAGCCGCCGACGGAGCTTCGGCAACGGTTAG
- a CDS encoding NADH-quinone oxidoreductase subunit N, whose protein sequence is MLPIVLLSVLGIALLFLGFQKSRTLLLPAALLSLLLALAANFYDWNKAYLYFNGMLRTDNLTMVFTAIMLGSAFLVVALSSRFAEDEEAQPAEYYAIMLFSLVGGIMMAGFENLIMLFVGVEILSVAMYVLTGSDKRNLRSNEAALKYFLMGCFATGILLFGMALIYGSTGSFTLAGIAGYAANPQAGLSLLMYVGLLMLLIGLLFKVSAAPFHFWTPDVYDGAPTIFTAFMSTVVKTAGFAALFKLLSVSFSQVYGFWWAILAGITALTLIAGNITAVYQNSFKRMMAYSSISHAGYLLIGLAALGTQTKQAIVFYSLAYSVATISAFAVLLLVAQQRSTQTLSGEGVVAESFDSFNGLARQNPLLGFAMAVSMLSLAGIPLTAGFWGKFYMFSTAAERGQIWLLVVAVLMSAVGIYYYFRVIIAMYFRDGAVEPIQVSPVYRYVLVIATVVTLGLGVMPGLLQNLF, encoded by the coding sequence ATGTTACCCATCGTTCTGCTATCGGTTTTAGGTATTGCATTACTCTTTCTGGGCTTTCAGAAGTCAAGAACGCTGTTGCTGCCCGCTGCACTGTTGTCGCTGCTGCTGGCACTGGCCGCTAATTTCTACGACTGGAATAAAGCGTATCTGTATTTCAACGGAATGCTTCGCACCGATAACCTGACAATGGTTTTTACGGCTATTATGCTGGGGTCGGCGTTTTTGGTAGTAGCCTTATCGAGTCGATTTGCAGAAGATGAAGAAGCCCAACCGGCTGAATATTACGCCATTATGCTGTTCTCGCTGGTCGGTGGCATCATGATGGCCGGATTCGAGAACCTGATTATGCTATTTGTAGGCGTCGAAATTCTGTCGGTAGCCATGTATGTGCTAACAGGTAGCGACAAGCGAAATCTGCGCTCCAATGAAGCCGCGTTGAAGTATTTTTTGATGGGCTGCTTTGCCACTGGCATTCTACTTTTCGGCATGGCGCTCATCTACGGCTCCACCGGCTCATTTACGCTGGCCGGTATTGCAGGCTATGCGGCTAATCCGCAAGCGGGCCTGTCGTTGCTGATGTATGTGGGTCTGCTGATGCTGCTGATTGGCCTATTGTTTAAAGTATCGGCGGCCCCGTTCCATTTCTGGACGCCCGATGTTTATGACGGTGCGCCAACCATTTTCACGGCATTTATGTCGACCGTAGTGAAAACGGCTGGTTTTGCGGCACTGTTCAAGCTGTTGTCTGTTTCGTTCAGTCAGGTATATGGTTTCTGGTGGGCTATTCTGGCTGGCATCACGGCCCTGACACTCATTGCCGGTAACATTACGGCGGTATATCAAAATAGCTTTAAGCGGATGATGGCCTATTCGAGCATATCGCATGCGGGCTATTTGCTCATTGGCCTGGCCGCGTTGGGGACTCAGACCAAACAGGCTATCGTGTTCTACTCGCTGGCGTACTCAGTGGCTACAATTTCTGCCTTCGCCGTGCTTTTACTCGTAGCGCAGCAACGCAGTACCCAAACGTTATCGGGCGAAGGCGTTGTGGCCGAAAGTTTCGACTCGTTCAATGGGCTGGCCCGACAGAACCCTTTGCTGGGTTTTGCTATGGCGGTGTCGATGCTATCGCTGGCCGGTATACCGCTGACGGCGGGCTTTTGGGGTAAATTTTATATGTTCTCAACAGCCGCCGAACGAGGGCAAATCTGGCTGCTGGTGGTAGCTGTGCTGATGTCGGCAGTGGGTATCTATTACTACTTCCGTGTTATCATTGCCATGTATTTCCGCGACGGTGCTGTCGAACCAATTCAAGTTTCGCCCGTTTATCGATATGTGCTGGTGATTGCCACCGTAGTAACGTTAGGTTTGGGCGTAATGCCTGGGCTTCTTCAGAACCTGTTCTGA
- a CDS encoding 3'-5' exonuclease, producing MTHQLVLRKPLAFFDLETTGINTAKDRIVELCIMKAMPGGEVVSKTQRVNPGMPIPLESSLIHGIYDDDVKDAPPFKTVARNLAQFLEGCDLAGFNSNRFDVPLLVEEFLRANVDFDVKNRRLLDAQRIFHLMEPRNLSAAYKFYCDKDLVGAHGAEADTLATLEVLNAQVQRYKGQVTRSDSGQEVVFDNDMDVLHSLTANKNVDLAGRIILNNEGVEVFNFGKHKDRPVLDVLQKEPAFYDWMLKGEFPLDTKRRLTEIRLRMLTHVNGRK from the coding sequence ATGACGCATCAACTTGTACTTCGGAAGCCGCTCGCTTTTTTTGATCTCGAAACAACCGGCATTAACACGGCTAAAGACCGCATCGTCGAACTCTGCATCATGAAAGCGATGCCGGGCGGTGAGGTTGTCAGCAAAACGCAGCGGGTTAATCCGGGAATGCCGATTCCGCTCGAATCCAGCCTGATTCATGGCATCTATGACGACGACGTAAAAGACGCTCCGCCCTTCAAAACCGTTGCCCGCAATCTGGCGCAGTTTCTGGAAGGTTGCGATCTGGCCGGGTTCAACTCCAACCGGTTCGACGTGCCGCTGCTGGTCGAAGAGTTTTTGCGGGCCAACGTTGATTTCGATGTAAAAAACCGGCGGCTTCTTGATGCGCAGCGCATTTTTCATCTCATGGAGCCGCGTAACCTCTCGGCGGCCTACAAATTCTACTGCGATAAAGACCTCGTAGGGGCACACGGAGCCGAAGCCGATACGCTGGCCACGCTCGAAGTACTAAACGCACAGGTGCAACGCTACAAAGGACAAGTTACCCGCTCAGACAGTGGTCAGGAAGTTGTTTTCGACAACGATATGGATGTGTTGCACAGCCTGACCGCCAATAAAAACGTTGACTTGGCCGGGCGCATCATTCTGAATAACGAAGGCGTTGAAGTCTTCAACTTTGGTAAGCACAAAGACCGGCCCGTACTGGACGTTCTGCAAAAAGAACCTGCTTTTTACGACTGGATGCTGAAAGGCGAGTTTCCGCTCGACACCAAACGTCGACTCACCGAAATCCGGCTGCGAATGCTCACCCACGTAAATGGACGGAAGTAA
- the nuoK gene encoding NADH-quinone oxidoreductase subunit NuoK: MQPTQDVLIPEVIQQIPLTYYLILSTALFVIGIIGVLTRRNAIIIFMSVELMLNAVNLLLIAFSSYRSDSAGQVFVFFIMAVAAAEVSVGLAIIVMIYRNTRSIDVGLLNKLKW; this comes from the coding sequence ATGCAACCCACTCAGGACGTACTTATACCAGAGGTTATTCAGCAAATACCACTTACGTACTACCTGATTCTCAGTACGGCACTGTTCGTTATCGGCATCATCGGGGTTCTGACCCGGCGAAATGCCATCATCATTTTCATGTCGGTTGAGCTGATGCTCAACGCTGTGAATCTCCTTCTCATCGCTTTCTCGTCGTACCGATCTGACTCGGCGGGGCAGGTATTCGTCTTTTTCATCATGGCCGTAGCTGCCGCCGAAGTATCAGTCGGGCTGGCAATTATTGTGATGATTTACCGAAATACCCGCTCGATTGACGTGGGCCTGCTCAATAAACTGAAGTGGTAA
- a CDS encoding sprT domain-containing protein, with amino-acid sequence MADSFQKYFPSRSIPYCQQLWQQYDFVFRVVKPRRSRFGDFRTLPTGQIQITVNADLNPYAFLITYIHEVAHADVYRNYRRLGRPLRTRPHGNVWQTAFQRLMQPLLTEAVFPVSILNPLIRYMQKPAATTAAHPALISALRLADRQPLVELAHKQTTLGDLPEGTSFQLAKKTFVRGTMRRTRVVCKEIGSGRSYAILAHAVVEVKN; translated from the coding sequence GTGGCAGATTCGTTTCAAAAATACTTTCCATCTCGTTCTATTCCTTATTGTCAGCAGCTTTGGCAACAATATGACTTCGTGTTTCGGGTAGTGAAGCCGCGACGGTCACGATTTGGCGATTTCAGGACGCTTCCAACCGGACAAATACAGATTACGGTTAATGCCGATTTAAATCCATATGCCTTTCTGATAACGTACATCCACGAAGTGGCTCATGCCGATGTGTATCGAAATTACCGGCGATTGGGTAGACCGTTGCGTACCAGGCCGCATGGCAACGTTTGGCAGACGGCTTTTCAGCGGCTCATGCAACCGCTGCTGACCGAAGCCGTTTTCCCCGTCTCTATTCTGAATCCGCTGATTCGGTACATGCAAAAACCAGCCGCAACTACGGCGGCTCACCCGGCTCTAATTAGTGCCTTGCGACTGGCAGACCGGCAGCCACTCGTTGAATTAGCTCATAAACAAACCACACTCGGCGATTTGCCCGAAGGCACATCCTTTCAGTTGGCGAAAAAGACGTTTGTGCGCGGTACGATGCGCCGGACCCGCGTCGTTTGTAAAGAAATTGGCTCCGGGCGATCCTACGCTATTCTGGCACATGCGGTGGTTGAGGTTAAAAACTAA
- a CDS encoding complex I subunit 4 family protein, translated as MQTIFLILYPVVAASLILLIKGERVKQAALVAALVELVYAVAVFVQFKPDATSQFGYDYAWISSLGIRLSGGIDGISVLLVLLTGLVVPLIVLSTFERSYSRPALFYALMLYMQAALMGVFTARDAFLFYFFFEAALIPIYFLAAMWGGENRVPVTFKFFIYTIFGSLFMLVALVYLYYQTPLVDGHHTANITDFYRLKLTPEAQSWVFWAFFIAFAIKMPVFPFHTWQPDTYVESPTPATMLLAGVMLKMGVYGLIRFILPVVPLGVEAWGRTAIVLSVIGIVYGSIIAIRQRDMKRLIAYSSFSHVGLMAAGVFSQTETGMQGALIQMLAHGVNVVGMFFVADAIFARTQTHQLDQLGGITKTTPKLTVFFMIMLLGSVALPLTNGFVGEFLLLHGVYTYNHYIGLAAGFTIIFGAVYMLRMFQKSMFGTPSSRTTNFADLTLSESLVFVPLVVMVFWMGIYPQTFLKVTEPAVANLMKYIGTTAVSLK; from the coding sequence ATGCAAACCATATTCCTCATTCTCTATCCCGTCGTAGCGGCATCGCTGATTTTGTTGATTAAGGGCGAGCGTGTGAAACAGGCTGCTTTAGTGGCCGCACTCGTTGAGTTAGTGTATGCTGTAGCCGTGTTTGTTCAATTTAAGCCCGATGCTACCTCTCAGTTTGGCTACGACTACGCCTGGATTAGCTCGTTGGGTATTCGATTGAGTGGCGGCATCGATGGAATCAGTGTGCTGCTGGTTTTGCTGACAGGATTAGTCGTACCCTTAATTGTACTGTCAACCTTCGAGCGGTCGTATTCGCGCCCGGCCCTGTTTTACGCACTCATGCTGTATATGCAGGCCGCGCTAATGGGCGTTTTTACAGCCCGCGACGCGTTTCTGTTCTACTTCTTTTTCGAGGCTGCGCTGATTCCTATTTATTTTCTTGCGGCCATGTGGGGGGGTGAGAATCGCGTGCCGGTTACGTTCAAGTTTTTTATATACACCATTTTCGGTAGCCTGTTCATGCTGGTTGCGCTGGTGTATCTGTATTATCAAACCCCGCTGGTTGATGGGCATCATACAGCGAACATTACTGATTTTTACAGGCTGAAGCTAACGCCTGAAGCACAATCGTGGGTGTTCTGGGCGTTTTTCATTGCATTTGCCATCAAGATGCCCGTGTTCCCATTCCATACGTGGCAACCCGATACATACGTAGAATCGCCAACGCCAGCAACGATGCTACTGGCTGGCGTAATGCTGAAAATGGGCGTATATGGCCTGATTCGGTTTATTTTACCGGTTGTGCCATTGGGTGTAGAAGCCTGGGGCCGCACAGCCATCGTGCTGTCGGTAATCGGCATTGTGTATGGCTCGATCATCGCTATTCGGCAGCGCGACATGAAGCGACTGATTGCCTATTCGTCGTTTTCGCACGTGGGGCTGATGGCGGCTGGCGTCTTTTCGCAAACCGAAACCGGGATGCAAGGGGCATTGATTCAGATGCTCGCTCACGGCGTCAACGTGGTTGGCATGTTCTTCGTAGCCGATGCCATTTTTGCCCGCACCCAAACTCATCAGCTCGATCAGCTTGGCGGCATCACGAAAACAACGCCCAAGCTGACGGTTTTCTTCATGATTATGCTGTTGGGTAGTGTGGCTTTGCCGCTTACCAATGGTTTTGTAGGCGAGTTTCTGCTGCTACACGGTGTATATACCTACAATCACTACATTGGGCTGGCGGCTGGATTTACCATCATTTTCGGGGCGGTATACATGCTCCGTATGTTCCAGAAAAGCATGTTTGGCACACCGTCGTCGCGTACTACGAACTTTGCCGATCTGACGCTGTCGGAAAGCTTAGTGTTTGTGCCGTTAGTGGTAATGGTATTCTGGATGGGCATATATCCGCAAACGTTTTTAAAAGTTACTGAACCCGCCGTTGCCAATCTGATGAAATACATTGGAACTACGGCAGTGTCCCTGAAATAA
- the nuoL gene encoding NADH-quinone oxidoreductase subunit L: MKPELLAALIPLFPLIGFLINGIGFRRIPKGAAGAIAVIAVFASFLITCYLFGYFLGHSQVAGETAPVIVNLFDWISVGDLHINFSFQIDQLSLLMLMVVTGVGLLIHLYSIGYMHHDEGFGKFMSFLNLFIFFMLLLVMGSNYVIMFIGWEGVGLCSYLLIGFWNTNTNYNNAARKAFVMNRIGDLGFLLGIFMIINTFGTVEYIDVFKQATSLEIGDSTILLITLLLFVGAMGKSAQIPLYTWLPDAMAGPTPVSALIHAATMVTAGIYMVIRSNVLYTLSPLTLEIIGGIAIATALLAASIGLLQNDIKKVLAYSTVSQLGYMFLGLSATAYTAGMFHVVTHAFFKALLFLGAGSVIHAMSDEQDIRKMGGLRKALPITFITFLIGTIAISGLPPFAGFFSKDEILAHVFVHNKVLWALGLLGSALTSFYMFRLLFLTFFGEFRGTEEQRHHLHESPSTMTAPLVVLAILSAIGGGMNLPGGGWLHHFLEPIFAGSKQVNAAALELTLDHSTEYTLMAVSAGVALLSLVLAYVMYVSRGAVPAPENAERSLPEQVVYNKYYIDELYDTIIVRPVRGIGDALYSFGEMLVDGVVNGVAWLVRQGAGQLRRLQNGSIGFYVLAMVVSIVLIFALRFFVRF; the protein is encoded by the coding sequence ATGAAACCCGAATTACTCGCTGCACTCATTCCCCTGTTTCCGCTGATTGGGTTTCTAATCAACGGTATTGGCTTCCGGCGCATACCTAAAGGTGCGGCTGGTGCCATCGCGGTTATTGCCGTTTTTGCTTCGTTTCTAATCACTTGCTATCTGTTTGGCTATTTTCTGGGCCATTCGCAGGTGGCTGGCGAAACGGCTCCAGTCATCGTTAACCTGTTCGACTGGATAAGCGTCGGCGATCTGCATATCAACTTCTCGTTTCAAATCGATCAACTCAGCCTGTTGATGCTGATGGTTGTAACGGGCGTGGGGTTGCTGATTCATCTGTACAGCATCGGCTACATGCACCACGACGAAGGATTCGGCAAGTTCATGTCGTTTCTGAACCTGTTCATTTTCTTCATGCTGCTGCTGGTGATGGGGTCGAACTACGTCATCATGTTTATCGGCTGGGAAGGCGTGGGGCTGTGCTCATACCTGCTCATCGGCTTCTGGAACACGAATACCAATTACAATAATGCCGCCCGCAAAGCCTTCGTCATGAACCGTATCGGCGACCTCGGCTTTCTGCTCGGCATCTTCATGATTATCAACACGTTTGGCACGGTTGAATATATCGACGTGTTTAAACAGGCAACGAGTTTAGAAATCGGCGACAGCACGATTCTGCTGATTACGCTGCTGCTGTTTGTGGGCGCAATGGGCAAGTCGGCGCAGATTCCGCTTTATACGTGGCTTCCCGACGCGATGGCCGGGCCAACGCCCGTATCGGCCCTGATTCACGCGGCAACGATGGTGACGGCGGGTATTTATATGGTCATTCGCTCGAACGTGCTGTACACGCTTTCGCCCCTGACACTGGAGATTATCGGTGGGATCGCCATTGCTACGGCACTGCTGGCGGCTTCAATTGGTTTGTTGCAGAACGACATCAAGAAAGTGCTGGCCTACTCAACCGTGTCGCAGTTAGGATATATGTTCCTGGGTCTGAGTGCCACTGCCTACACGGCGGGCATGTTTCACGTTGTAACACACGCCTTCTTCAAAGCCCTGTTGTTTCTTGGCGCGGGAAGCGTGATTCACGCAATGTCCGACGAGCAGGATATTCGAAAAATGGGCGGCTTGCGGAAGGCTCTACCCATCACGTTTATTACGTTTTTGATCGGCACAATTGCCATTTCGGGCTTGCCGCCGTTTGCGGGTTTCTTCTCGAAAGATGAAATTCTGGCACACGTGTTTGTGCACAACAAAGTGCTGTGGGCATTGGGCCTATTAGGCTCTGCCCTGACCTCATTCTACATGTTCCGGCTGCTGTTCCTGACGTTCTTCGGCGAGTTCCGGGGTACGGAGGAGCAGCGACACCACCTGCACGAGTCGCCGTCAACCATGACCGCGCCGTTGGTTGTTCTGGCGATATTGTCGGCTATTGGTGGGGGCATGAATCTGCCCGGTGGTGGCTGGCTGCACCATTTCTTAGAACCCATTTTTGCCGGTTCCAAACAGGTGAACGCAGCCGCTCTGGAACTAACACTCGATCACAGCACCGAATATACGCTGATGGCGGTGTCGGCAGGCGTGGCACTGCTGTCGTTGGTGCTGGCTTATGTTATGTACGTCAGTCGTGGTGCTGTTCCGGCTCCCGAAAATGCCGAGCGTTCGCTGCCTGAGCAGGTTGTGTACAATAAATACTACATCGACGAACTCTACGACACGATCATCGTTCGGCCCGTTCGCGGTATTGGCGACGCCTTGTATAGCTTTGGCGAAATGCTGGTCGATGGTGTTGTGAATGGCGTGGCCTGGCTGGTTCGGCAGGGGGCTGGGCAGCTTCGGCGGCTGCAAAACGGTTCTATTGGTTTTTATGTGCTGGCGATGGTCGTAAGCATCGTACTCATTTTCGCCCTTCGGTTCTTTGTACGCTTCTGA